The following proteins are co-located in the Amblyraja radiata isolate CabotCenter1 chromosome 8, sAmbRad1.1.pri, whole genome shotgun sequence genome:
- the chrm3 gene encoding muscarinic acetylcholine receptor M3: MMIPDQNSTASSFFFNSNLSWNRGSQDGVVLGEGAMDGIAGSLLGLSTSPPAASLAVNATVIGNSTADPLGGHAVWQVILIAFFTGILSLVTIIGNILVMVAFKVNKQLKTVNNYFLLSLAFADVIIGVISMNLYTTYIIMDRWALGNVVCDLWLAIDYVASNASVMNLLVISFDRYLSITRPLTYRAKRTPKRAAIMIGLAWSVSFVLWAPAILFWQYFVGKRTVPPNQCLIQFLSEPIITFGTAIAAFYLPVTIMTILYWRIYKETEKRTKELAALQASARDMEPMHLVRPAASSTRSCSSNELQRAKGKRRLGRCHFWPLLSKSWKASAEGEPEPSSSDSWNNNDGGGGSLDHSTSSDEEDVVSETRAIYSIVLNLPGLQAAATAGLSKSDNVDLCADKLSEDDADEKEGKFKEEQENSFHQHFAKLPTHSMPSMHPSKTMGGISALAKSSSSMPLSFRETTTSKAFATKTRTQITKRKRMSLITEKKAAQTLSAILLAFIITWMPYNIMVLVNTFCDKCVHDALWRLGYWLCYVNSTVNPMCYALCNKNFRNTFKALLLCRWEQKKRRRQQYQLRPSVVFHKKIPCQAS; the protein is encoded by the coding sequence ATGATGATCCCAGATCAGAACAGCACAGCTTCCTCGTTTTTTTTCAATTCCAACCTCTCGTGGAACAGGGGATCCCAGGACGGGGTGGTCCTGGGCGAAGGTGCTATGGACGGGATCGCCGGCAGCCTCCTCGGTTTGTCCACGAGTCCGCCCGCGGCCTCCCTGGCAGTGAACGCCACCGTCATCGGTAACAGCACAGCCGACCCTCTCGGGGGCCACGCCGTCTGGCAAGTGATCCTGATCGCCTTCTTCACCGGCATACTCTCGCTGGTGACCATCatcggcaacatcctggtgatggTCGCCTTCAAGGTGAACAAGCAGCTGAAAACGGTGAACAACTACTTCCTGCTCAGTCTCGCCTTTGCAGACGTGATAATTGGAGTGATTTCAATGAACCTGTACACCACCTACATCATCATGGACCGCTGGGCTTTAGGCAACGTGGTGTGTGACCTGTGGCTGGCTATTGACTATGTTGCCAGTAACGCCTCTGTCATGAACCTTCTGGTTATAAGTTTTGACAGGTACTTATCCATCACACGGCCGCTCACCTACAGAGCTAAACGAACTCCCAAGAGAGCTGCAATAATGATTGGCCTTGCTTGGAGTGTTTCATTTGTACTCTGGGCTCCCGCCATTTTGTTCTGGCAGTATTTTGTTGGCAAGAGGACAGTGCCACCAAATCAGTGTTTAATACAGTTTTTATCGGAACCAATAATAACTTTTGGCACGGCCATTGCTGCGTTTTACCTGCCGGTCACCATCATGACCATCCTGTACTGGAGGATCTACAAGGAGACAGAGAAACGCACTAAGGAGCTGGCAGCCCTGCAGGCTTCAGCCCGCGACATGGAGCCGATGCACCTTGTTCGCCCTGCCGCCAGCAGCACGAGGAGCTGCAGCAGCAACGAGCTGCAGAGGGCGAAGGGCAAGAGGAGGCTGGGCAGGTGTCACTTCTGGCCCCTTCTCTCCAAGTCGTGGAAGGCCAGCGCGGAGGGGGAGCCGGAGCCCAGCAGCAGCGACAGCTGGAACAACAACGACGGCGGCGGCGGCTCCCTGGACCACTCGACCTCTTCCGACGAGGAGGACGTGGTGTCGGAAACCAGGGCGATTTACTCCATTGTGCTGAACCTCCCCGGGCTTCAGGCGGCCGCCACCGCTGGGTTGTCCAAGTCGGACAACGTGGATCTGTGCGCTGACAAACTCAGCGAAGACGACGCTGACGAGAAGGAAGGGAAGTTCAAGGAGGAGCAGGAGAACAGCTTCCATCAACATTTCGCCAAGCTCCCCACTCACTCCATGCCCTCGATGCATCCTTCCAAGACCATGGGAGGGATTTCCGCATTAGCAAAGTCATCCTCGTCCATGCCCCTGTCTTTCAGAGAAACCACCACCTCGAAAGCATTTGCCACGAAGACGAGGACTCAGATAACAAAGCGTAAGAGGATGTCGCTGATAACGGAGAAGAAGGCCGCACAGACCCTCAGTGCCATTTTGCTGGCGTTTATCATCACATGGATGCCTTACAACATTATGGTGCTGGTGAACACCTTCTGTGACAAGTGTGTCCACGACGCACTGTGGCGCCTGGGCTACTGGCTGTGTTATGTTAACAGCACGGTGAACCCCATGTGTTACGCGCTATGCAACAAGAACTTCAGGAACACTTTCAAAGCGTTGCTGCTGTGCCGGTGGGAACAGAAGAAGAGGCGGAGGCAGCAGTATCAACTGAGACCGTCTGTGGTCTTCCATAAAAAGATTCCATGCCAAGCTTCCTGA